The following is a genomic window from Tachysurus fulvidraco isolate hzauxx_2018 chromosome 24, HZAU_PFXX_2.0, whole genome shotgun sequence.
AAATTTCATTATTAATCGAGTGAACTAGATTTTCTGTTGAAACATATAGCATTTTAATGTTGTAAATATGGGAGTGTATTTgagtttattaactttttttgttttcttaagatTACGTATAATCTGTAGTTTGACCAAAAACAGTTCTTTTGAGCTAGTTCCCAAATGAACTTGCTATATTTTGATTCCTCTTGGGTTGTATAAGTAACCCTACCCATGTTATCTTAAGCAGCGCTTTAAGTAGTctgctgtgtttattacagaGCTGCCATTTGCAAGCTGCCTCTATTAGTTATTTATCAATACATATGCCTTCAGCATTGGGTTAGTGGGAAGGGGTGTGGACTGTCAAGCATACAAGAGCAGAACAGACAGGGTTACAAGACATTAATAACTCATGATTGGGGGACTGTCCTTTAAGCTAATAAGCAGTATTGTAGTACAGGGTAAGGGTGGAGCCATGATATTTCTCATTAGTAATTTAGGACAttggtgtttgttttgtacTAAAGCAAATGAAAGAATAGGGTCACTGGAAATGtgcaaattattataattttttgttataaaatagGTCATTCTGGCACTGTGTGTTAACATGAGTATGACTATGGATTACTTTAAGGTAaactattcattattaattcatcttcagtaactgctttatcatGGTCATGGAAGAAGTTAAGCCATAGCCTATGCCAGGAAGACTGGGTGCGAGGCATGAATACACTGTGGAagggatgccagtccatcacagggcaccatgtaCACCCACATTTATAACTATGTGCAATTTGGGGTGTCCAGTCTTCAATCTTAAATGTTTATGGTAGGTGATAGGAAGCAGGAGGGAGCCCACATATGCAGAGTGATATCgtccaaaaagaaaataaaatagggTGAGCGTAATTGTGGCATAAATTTTGTCCAAGGCTAAAGTCCAGTGACCCTTACACACTTGCAATGCAATGTTTTGTTAACAGGAGAAAAATACTCTAACACTTACATAAATAGTACCATACCGTTCACATCATTTACACGTCAGTTCAGTCTTTGTACACACGGCTACAGTAAGATTTATtgttgaacagaaaaaaaatgcattccAAATCAAAATACCTATTTAGTGTGGATAACTAATCATTCGTTTCCTATTTAATAACAATTAGGTTTGCTAGGCACAAGACCAAGCTAAACACTGCTATAGTCAGGTTTTGTTGGGATAGTAGCCTAgcatttatttgcatatgttcACCCCCTAATGATAAAATATATCAGCTGAGTAAAATTCACCTGCTAATCTGCTCAACTGAACACCATGGTTTTTTTTGGCCCTATATGTACAAATCCACCCACTGGTAACAAGTTTTCCTGAACCGAAATGAAAATATTCAGTTCAGACTCCTTGCACAAATACTGTGTTAGGAATTCAGTTTACTGTTTTGTGGagtttaaaatcattaaacTATAACAAAATGTAGTGATAGCAGTATATAATTCTAAATCAATACATTGTGAGGTGTAGCGTGAAGAAGTGAAGTGTGTTCAACATCATGACACTATCAGTGTGGAGATCTAAATCATTACACTCCATCCTAAAGCTAATCAGAGCTAAATACACTCCTGTATGATGCACAGTTTGACTCTATGCCAAATGTTCTGTTGCTTCCCCATTGACACCCAACCCCCATATTAACACTGCGTTTCTGAATTTCTGGTTCAGAGCGCTTAGTACTTAACTAGCtggagttttatatatatatatatatatatatatatagatatatatatatatatatatatatatatatatatatatatatatatatagtgtgtgtcatatacttccagtacacagagacaacacagacaataaaaataagatgagaataaaaaaaaaaatacacatgtaAATACCAATAATagacaatagatagatagatagatagataggtagatagatagatagatagatagatagatagatagatagatagataaatatgtagtatatataaatatatagtatgtataaataataagtatGTACAGTTTTgatatacaattttatttatttttcaattttcttTTGTCTATTTGTATAACAAGGCTTTTCTGTAAATATccagcatttttgttttataaaagatACATGCAGTGCctataaatgtgttataaatgCCCCAGTGTGGGTATAAATAAAccattacatttaatataattgtAGCTGATGCTGATTACCACTTGGAGGAGCTCTTTCACCAGCCACCACTAAGGGAacagattatttaataataaaaaaaacatcccagTGCTCAGCTCATGACATGATAATATGTACAAGCAACTCCTTGCATTTGAGAACAGCGTGCATCTGTTTTACAGGGAACAGTAACATACACTCATATCCATTCATATCAGATACCCTCCATCCCAGACCAAGTAATACTCTACTGTTATGAATGAATGTAGGAATCAAAATTAATCCCACTGCACAATGTAATTTTTACATATAATATGTTGGCATAGGTCTGAAAGGTAGGTTATAGCTTCATGTTTAAAACTAGTTTTCCATACCAACTTGCAAAGCTTGTAGTGAAATGTGGTTTTGAATTCCAGTTTAACGAATGATGTTTGCATACTAGTTTGCCTAGTATACTATTACTCAACATCCTATCCACCTGCATGTCCATGTCTGCCAATGCAAACACACTAGGCTTTGTGATGATGGGAAGAACATGTGCATGTGATGAATTGTAAGCAGGTCAGGTGTACATCAGCATTTCAGAGCTTATCGTTAATGCAATgttgaaaatattatttatattatattttgttagaTTTCAAGAGATCCGATGTAAGGTGAATCActacactcacatatacacatacatgtcaCACAGCCTAAAGCTCATGCATGAACACATTGCTTACGACCCCCACTGCCTTGCCTGAAGAGCAGAAGCTGTCCAATCAGCATGGTCGATACTGTGGAAGCCTTATATGGAGGGTATGGCATAAAGGGGGATAGGACTGTTCAGCAGCTGATGAACACTGTTTGGCTTTTGTTGTGTGACACAGCGTCTATGCTAATCCCAGGAGAAAACATATATAACCCAACACATATGTGCCTTTTTATATACATTCTATATACAAATACAACTGGACTACTGGGAGACAATAACAGCAGTTACTTACCAGGAAATGCAAATGATACTACATATAATATAGATTTACAGATGTACGTAATACAGACAAGCTTTCAAATGAAACCCAGACTGTGCTAAAACCTATAtataaatcatgtttttctatatataaatatgtgtttgtgtgtgtaccagaCAAACAGATGAGAAGTGATTATGCCAAATCCAGCATGTAGCTTTTGTGATAATGcagctgcattaaaaaaactctGGACGTGATGCTTTATAACATAACCCTGAAATTTATTTGGATTAATAGATCATGTTTGTGTGACTTGTCAGCGGGTAAATGTCAGCGGGTGTAGAATGAGAAAAGTGAAGATAAATTTAGAGCTTTGCCatttaaactaatttaaaatcTGGTTATATAATCTGATTGAGTTTATATTGgtttatcatcatcaccatccaTTGTGAATGTTGACACAGTATTTACAGACACGTTATTTAGAAGATAAATTTGGAATCTTTCAAGCACCACTTGGAACCAGGAAACATCTCGTCCTAGCACAATATACTATTATGTGGTCTAAATTATTAGAAACTATAATTATCCACACAGAGATAGTGATGaattaaacatgttttcccCAATGTCCTCTGTGTTATCATAAATGTATTCATAATTAATGCTTGGCACTGTTTTCCATAATCCTGGACACTCATGTTTGAGGCACAGTCTCAAAAAAATATACAACTCTAAGGATGGACAGGACCATATATCCCACCCAGcagaaaaaatactaaaaatgaCAGTAGACAGAAATATTTGTACCATTTTGATTAACTGGACTGAATATTAACTGGACTGTTCTTTTTCCGTCTTTCCAAACACAGAGATTAGTACAGGCCCACTGGCATTTCCTGACTTGGTCTTAGGCTATTCATGCTTTCTATATTTGTTCATACATATTCGCACTCTGCTGgttttgcattcattttaatagattttagtTTAAAAACAGTGCAATaacctgtgtttttttatacacaacatAATGTATGGTTGGGCTATGGTAATCCATGagttaatatgtttaaaaagaaacctTGCCTTGTTGACCCTGGAGTTGAGGAGAGACTAGAGGATTAGTCTCTGGAAAATGTATTCTAGTTCCTTAATTCACTAAGAAATGCATATTTTCTGAATATTGGGGAAATATGACCTGACCAAAGTTTTCATTCAGTTTAATGGAGGGAGGTGTCAAACTATCTGTGACTTTTTCAGCAATATTACACGttataaattatacaaaatCCTAACCGTTTTGAAAGAGATACCaattgatattttatatataaaacaattcaaGAGCTACTAACTTATAGATGATATAACATTGTAACATGGTTGTTCTAATTCCTGTTGTGGTTTTGATAATGTGGGATATGATTTTATCATTGTCACTAGAAATTGGTTTTAgagtttgaatttttttaatgaagagaATAATTTGGTCTCTTTAAACTCATTAAACTCTTGACATGTTgcttttatatacttttttcaGTTTTGCAAATGCTTTTTTCCTCCTCTACTTTTCATTGTAGTTACTCAATAATATGATTAATGATGAACAGCTAAATAATAAGCTGGGACAATGAGATGTATATCTAATGTTAGATCTTTTTACAAACAtatgtatttaacatttaataaatacacattaatGGTTAGATGAATGCACACTTTGTATCTATCTCATTGCTTTCAACTTTATATTGctttatgttgttattatttgtcattttttctgGGTAATGTGGTTGTCAGAATGTATCTCTCATTATCACATAAAGGTTATCTACAGTGTATTTCATGCCAATGGTGGCAGTGATCATTTGCTTCCATTGGTGCATTATGTGCATGAGGTAATAATGGCTTCACATAGGGATGACTGACCAATAACATACTGGCAAAGCATCTCCCAAGTGGAGAAGCCATAtggctctttttctctctactGCTGAGAGACTGATGTATTTGTGAATATGGGTCATTTTCAGCAGCCAATCTTTTTGCCACTCTCTGTAAGGAAAATACTACTGTGACTGGAAGAACAGGGGTTTAGCATATGGCTCTGGGGCCCCACTTCCACAATGTCGTCACCGTAATGTCCATTTTAATCTGTTTGACTCAGCCGAGACACACTAAAGGTTTTCCTGAAAGGGTAGGAATTCACAAAGCTATGTTCCATCcatcaccatctctctctctctctctctctctctctctctctctctctctctctctctctctctctctctctctctctcacacacacacacacacacacacacacacacacacacacacacacacacacacacacacacacacgtttcataTTATCTTAGTAAGGACCTTCTAGACATTAATTAAATGCATCTAATTAATGTTATACTACACCAAATCAAACCCTAGCCGTAAGCCTAATAATTAAAAGCCCTCGTAGCTTTTtagcatttaaatttaaaaatttaaaaatgcagTTTGATTCCATTGTTATGACTAGCAAAATGCCACTTCAAGGTCAAAACTGTCAAATACTGCTAAacctttcattctctctctctctctctctctctctctctctctctctctctctctctctctcacacacacacacacacacacacacacactcactcactcacacacacacacacacacacacacacacacacacacacacacacacacacacacacacacacacacacacacacacacacacacacacacacacacacgcacacattatgCTGCTAATGTGTCATAGCACCTCTGTTTGAACATTTCTATATATAAGCAACAGTGCAGCGACATGAGCTCCTATTTGCACACCCCCTTCCTTTTGATCACCAGCCCCTGGACATTAGTGATGTATCCTTCATGAACACGTCAATGTGAACTGACTCTTTGCTGTGAACACCTGGATCTGTATAGCAGTAATTGATCATGTCTAGCTTTATTTGAAAGAATGATCATTATTTATGATATGACTACAATGAGATATGCCCATAATACCAATGCTGGAAACTTACACCCAAcggaaaaaacacaaagtttaaaaaaacaactttaaggCAAAAATAACACAGGTGTTGGACCACCAAAAACCACCATATTAGACCACCCAGATTATACACGTTTCTTGGAGTACACTGGCAGGTAAAACACCATTCTTCTAAAAATATTCCCACATGTTGCTGTTTTGATGCTGGCGCTGGATGTGGAACAACACTGAAACAGAGAAGAGACCACTTCCTTCAGGTTGGAACTGTTTTAAcactttgtattgatttgcagtcATGCTTCCCTCTAAGGGCACAAGAGGACACAAACCATCACTGTAAAAGGTCCCTAAAGCATAACAGCCCCACCAGATCTACCCCTAGCTTGTCACTTGCCCATATGAAGAATCCTGCTggtttcacatttatttaaattacattataaCAAATATTGTAAACTATTCAGTTTAGTTCATCTGGGCTTCACTATTTAATCAACGGATAGAGCTGAAAGTTGGTTTGTACTGATGAGGTGACCTGATTCTTATTGCCTGACAATAGCTCGAATTCCCATTACCTTTTCATGGGGAAACCACAGATAATACTCGCTAAACGATTACCTAATTACTGataaaaacaatacagtatattgctATGTATTGTTGTTCTATGGTAGTGACTCCAAATAGATATAAATGACCTGAATCTTGAGCTAGTTGAAAGCGAAGTGAGCTGACAGTCAAAAATGATTAGCTTCTGAATGATTTATTCTAGTtgtgaaaaaacacacatttgctGAATATTTGAATCCTTTGAAGTACCAAAGACAGGTCTGGACTGGGGATTAGGGATTTTCAGTCATGTACCATTCGCCCAATGACGAGAATGAATTtcgaatgaatgaaataaattgtgtttgtgtttataaacaCCCTTCTCCATAATAGAGGCGTTGATTAAGCCCAAAGCTCatacataaattattttaacaccAGGAATAACTATTTCTCAAGATCTTGTTCTAAATGAAACATATCTATAATCATAACTGCATTCAGGTTCAACTACACATTAGACATTAAGACATTAACcttaattgtttaaaattttCACTGTTGTTGACAGCTTGTCATTGTACAGAGAGCATATGAAGCTATTAGAGTTTAATAATATATACTTCACACCTGCTTCAGCATGGTGAGCTCACACTTGACTTTAAGTACATTTATATCAGCTGTTCAGAGTGATGTGAATACACACTATGCGATTAGTCAAGCATTCCGCAACCAAGACCATACCGCATAAATATCAGCTCAGTGCCAAATTATTAATTCAGTGGCCTATGACTCACACCTACTCTGGCATAGGAAATTTAGCTGTAAACAGATTCTCATCATAGACAGCTTGTTCTTCATAATACACTTAAGACCAGCTCCTAGACCAATCTTCATAATAATTTTTCACATTTCCGCCTTGAAAGAGGAACAGCACAAAAGAGCAAACAAACAGTATATTAAGGGTACTGCTTTACATTCAGCTGACCCTACTATAACCCTTCACATCCACTGTAATTAAAACCATACAATTACACTCACTCGAAAgtatcaaatgaaataaataagtagCTTCTGCAGCTCACAAAGATGCCATTTATCAGCATGCATTCATGAAGCAAATCACTATCATTACTCAAGACATTACAAGGCCTCTGAACATGGAAGCGGAAGTGCGCTACTGAACTTTCAATTTCATGTTAATATGGACAAAATAGTAAAAGTGTGATTAACTAGGTCAGTTGATGTGCGGGTCTTTGATAAGCCTATCAAAGACCCGCACATCAACTGACCTAGTTAATCACACTTTTACTATTTTAAGTTAGCATGAGATCAAATTCACTGTTTACAATGCAATGATTCACTGAGATGCATTTCAGTTGTTTAATAGAAAGATTATAATGAagcaaaaatgtacattttggtCACATTTTCTGTGAGATGATATGTATGAGAACATGATAGTCACATCATATATGAAACTGCTGTAAACAGATTGAACATCGACTCCAACTGTAAACAAGGTAACAGAAATTCAGGAAGTCCACTGATGGTAGTTTAAGATAGAGATGAAcctttacatattttaaaagaagGGTACAACCTACAATAAAATTTACAGCAAAAACTTCCAGTGCAAAGACAAGGGCCTGAGGTGCAGAAGGGAATATTAAGAATGAATTATCAACAATTGTTGTATAAGGGAATATAGTGCAGAAAATTATAAGCAAAACATTCCCAgtgcaatttatatatttattgtgctctcttgtgtaatttatttagaatAGTTCTACTAGTTGACATTAGTGTGACTAGGTGTGGTGCTGTCAGGTGTTTCCCTGCTTGCTGTTCTCTGAGAGTGTTGAAGTAGTTGGAGTTTGGTTTTGTTCTCCTTGCTTCTGTCTAGCCTGGAGCTCCTTCACCTCTGCCAGAACCTCTCTTGCTTCCTCCCAAGAGGAGATTGCTTCCTGTAGCAACCGTTCAGTCGCTGCCCGCCTACTTTCCCAGTCCAGCAACTCGGTAAATGTGTCGGTGTCCTTCATCCCTTTAAAATGGGGCGAACTCAAAAGCCACAAACTAGGTGACTCTACGGCCTTTGAATAGGGTGAATTGTTGCTGGTGGAAATGGGTGACTCTGAACCCTTGATATAGGTCAGATCAATACATTTCATACTGGGTGAGAATGAAGCTTTTGAATCGGGTGAATCAACACTCTTTGAACGGAACTGGTCCTTGTAGTGAGATGACTTTGAGGATTTTGAATGAGGGGAATCCTTCCCTTTGACACAAGGAGATTCTTTTTTCTTAGAGCTGGGTGAATCCTTGGCCTTAATTCGGAAGGGAGAGTCTGTGCTTTTCCCATGAGAAGAACTGTGGGAGCTGGAACTCTTAGACAGGGGGGAATCTGAGCCCTTTAAATGGCACAGCCATGGGGAGTCTATGCCCCTCAGATGGGGATAGTAACCCATTCGTCCTTTCTGGGGCTCCTGCCCCTGGATCTCCGCTAATAGTTCCTGGGTCCTCTGTAGACGCTGGGTGATTATGTCTTGAAGGTCACTTGTAAAACTCCTAGTGTTGTCCAATGAGCCACAGTGAATTCTCCCAAGGGCTACAGGTTTCTTCTTTTGCTGAGGAGTATGAATCTGGCTCTCGTGGCTCCGAGAGAGTTCACTCTCACGTGGCAGACTACTGGTCTTCACCCTGCCCTCCATGGGAGTGTCTCGGGGTCTCGAGACATCAGTACCAGCGCGCCTTCGTGCAGGAGCCAACAAGTCAAGGTTTCCCCTATGGTCCTTTACCCACACAGCATGATCATGTTCCAGCATGCCAGCATCCTCCTCATGCACAAGGTCCAGAGTCAGCATCCCATCTGAAGAGGTCGAGGCCTGTGGATGAATCGTCAACATCAAGCTCACAATCACTGAAGAATTATAAGGACGTCCATCTCAAAATCACTGAAgtatcattttttaaatgtcttattTCCTTTTATGGGTTAATATATAAAGCTCTATCAGTTTATATTAGAAACTCTTCAGCAAAGGGATCAGTACTTCTCTCTCTTATTAACTAAGTCACCCACCACAGCCATAAGATGACCCCGAGTGGGCAAGCGGCGCCCAAGGGGGATCTTAGCGCGGTCACGTGTTGGGTGAGACAACAGACTGTCCTCCTCAATTATAACCTGCAAAGACATAAAAAGTAAATGTCTGGATGAAGTGGTGAAGAACCTTAATCAAAAGTAAGTCAATATCAGCCAGATGTTGTTCATTTTAACAAGCCCCTTTTGGGTTAATTATTGACAAGACAATAAATGATACAGTGGCTAAATCTGGTTCTAAGTGCTAATTAATTGTACAAGTTTATTCTGTAGACGACATAGCAAACTCACAGCTCCTTATATACTACATGCTCTACAGAGGAGTTGATTAATTCACAGACTGTATAAATTCACATGTGAAGTGTTTTCACATCTGACAGAAAGTGAAGCGTTACCATTGCTGGGATTACACATTTCAACAGCTAACACTGAAGTGTCATCTCAGCAGATTTGTCTTAGCTTCTCATCTAAATTGGAAACTAAATCTAAATTGGTAAGGATATTACAAAAATGACGTAATGGAtgacatttgtttctaaaatgAGATGGTTAAAGTTGCTTACCACTTTAATAAACTGAGCTCATCTGATTTCTGCCTATCAATGCAGCCATGTTTATGTATGATATGATTATGGTAATGAGGCTTAGCTAAAAATGAGTTTCAAGAATACATCTACAAACAGAAACCATTTGCAATTTCTTCAAAAATGTTTGCAGCTCTAGTGCTTTGCACATTCTTCTaaaattattacaaacacaaacattgctatgtaaaaagtatttttttaaaataaacaaacaaacaaacaaatagacagataaataaatatataaataaccagatagatagatagatagatagatagatagatagataaatagatagatagatagatagatagatagatagatagatagatagatagatagatagatagatagatagatagatagatagatagatagatagataggcaaataaacaaacaaacaaataaataaataaataaactgggtGACAGCTTGGGGCTGGGAGAAGTAATTAATATGGACAAAtcctgtaagaaataaaaaacagaatagaAAAGCAGACAATAGAGTGAATGGGAGGAAGTGGGAGCATGT
Proteins encoded in this region:
- the plekho1a gene encoding pleckstrin homology domain-containing family O member 1-A, encoding MKKSHLVKRGVQDATPPSTQPDKVGWIRKFCGKGIFREIWRNRFVMLKGDHLYIFEKDMKNDGKTHEVFDLAEYERSEEVRKAKSRSKKNHSKFTLLRYRQPGARTPNLVFLAVSPEEKESWINVLNTAIIRAKNRILDEVIIEEDSLLSHPTRDRAKIPLGRRLPTRGHLMAVASTSSDGMLTLDLVHEEDAGMLEHDHAVWVKDHRGNLDLLAPARRRAGTDVSRPRDTPMEGRVKTSSLPRESELSRSHESQIHTPQQKKKPVALGRIHCGSLDNTRSFTSDLQDIITQRLQRTQELLAEIQGQEPQKGRMGYYPHLRGIDSPWLCHLKGSDSPLSKSSSSHSSSHGKSTDSPFRIKAKDSPSSKKKESPCVKGKDSPHSKSSKSSHYKDQFRSKSVDSPDSKASFSPSMKCIDLTYIKGSESPISTSNNSPYSKAVESPSLWLLSSPHFKGMKDTDTFTELLDWESRRAATERLLQEAISSWEEAREVLAEVKELQARQKQGEQNQTPTTSTLSENSKQGNT